The following are encoded together in the Eleftheria terrae genome:
- the yaaA gene encoding peroxide stress protein YaaA → MLFLLSPAKSLDYESAPTTVHHSQPLFIPQAAELIEVLRQKTPADVASLMSLSDALATLNVGRYAAWRPRFTTANSKQAVLAFDGDVYGGLQATTLSEAQLQWAQQHVAILSGLYGVLRPLDLMQPYRLEMGTRLATSRGKDLYAFWGRTIADHLNERLAGDVSPVVVNLASEEYFKVVDRKALQARVVQCVFEDWKGGAYKIISFHAKRARGLMARWAIERGVTLPADLQGFDSEGYRHEAALSGPDRLVFRRKVV, encoded by the coding sequence ATGCTGTTCCTGCTGTCGCCCGCCAAATCGCTCGACTACGAGTCGGCCCCCACCACCGTCCACCACAGCCAGCCGCTGTTCATCCCGCAGGCGGCGGAGCTGATCGAGGTGCTGCGCCAGAAGACGCCGGCCGACGTTGCCAGCCTGATGTCGCTCAGCGATGCACTGGCCACGCTCAATGTTGGCCGCTATGCCGCCTGGCGGCCGAGGTTCACCACGGCGAACTCGAAGCAGGCGGTGCTCGCCTTCGACGGCGACGTCTATGGAGGCCTGCAGGCCACCACGCTGAGCGAGGCCCAGCTGCAGTGGGCGCAGCAGCACGTCGCCATCCTGAGCGGCCTGTACGGTGTGCTCCGGCCGCTGGACCTGATGCAGCCCTACCGGCTGGAGATGGGCACCCGCCTGGCCACCTCGCGCGGCAAGGACCTCTACGCCTTCTGGGGCCGCACCATCGCCGATCACCTCAACGAGCGGCTGGCCGGCGATGTTTCGCCGGTGGTGGTCAACCTCGCATCGGAAGAGTACTTCAAGGTGGTCGATCGCAAGGCGCTGCAGGCCCGGGTCGTGCAGTGCGTGTTCGAGGACTGGAAGGGCGGCGCCTACAAGATCATCAGCTTCCACGCCAAGCGCGCCCGCGGCCTGATGGCGCGCTGGGCGATCGAGCGCGGCGTGACGCTGCCGGCCGACCTGCAGGGCTTCGACAGCGAGGGCTACCGCCACGAGGCGGCGCTGTCGGGGCCCGACCGCCTGGTCTTTCGCCGCAAAGTGGTGTAA
- a CDS encoding YchJ family protein, with protein sequence MQKPISGASPCPCGHPAPYSDCCGRWHGGERRLQAPDAATLMRSRYSAFVLDLTDYLLDTWHPDTRPPALPPGEAGLKWLGLEVRRHEQQDADHATVEFVARSKLGGRAHRLHEVSRFVREQGRWFYVDGDLR encoded by the coding sequence ATGCAAAAACCCATCTCCGGCGCCTCGCCCTGCCCCTGCGGCCACCCGGCGCCCTATTCCGACTGTTGCGGTCGCTGGCACGGCGGCGAACGGCGCTTGCAGGCACCGGACGCCGCCACGCTGATGCGCTCGCGCTATAGCGCCTTTGTGCTGGACCTCACCGACTACCTGCTGGACACCTGGCATCCGGACACCCGCCCGCCGGCCCTGCCGCCTGGCGAAGCCGGCCTGAAATGGCTGGGGCTGGAGGTCAGGCGGCATGAGCAGCAGGACGCCGACCATGCCACCGTCGAATTCGTCGCCCGCAGCAAGCTCGGCGGACGGGCCCACCGGCTGCACGAGGTCAGCCGTTTCGTGCGCGAGCAGGGCCGCTGGTTCTATGTCGATGGCGACCTGCGCTAA
- a CDS encoding pseudouridine synthase codes for MATCAKCPDVPPLLQLLHLDPWLVAVYKPAGLLVHRTPLARRDEYFALQLVRDQLGGAHVYPVHRLDRGTSGLLLLARDPDTARRVGLQFESHGVAKRYLAFVRGWTAAAGSVDHALSRIDEDRPDTSRGVSQEPQSALTHYQRLGRIERPVALGPHPSSRYALLGLSPETGRQHQIRRHLKHISHPIIGDATYGKGLHNRWWAEQLGLQRLWLHALEMRLQHPQGGQPLTLRAEPGIDWQQLQAQPGWAWDAPAQDGWLPSVG; via the coding sequence ATGGCGACCTGCGCTAAGTGCCCCGACGTGCCGCCACTGCTGCAGCTGCTGCACCTGGATCCCTGGCTGGTGGCGGTGTACAAGCCGGCCGGCCTGCTGGTGCACCGCACACCGCTGGCACGCCGCGACGAGTACTTCGCGCTGCAGCTGGTGCGCGACCAGCTCGGCGGGGCCCATGTCTACCCGGTGCATCGGCTGGACCGTGGCACCTCGGGGCTGTTGCTGCTGGCACGCGACCCGGACACGGCGCGCCGGGTCGGCCTGCAGTTCGAGTCGCACGGCGTGGCCAAGCGCTACCTGGCCTTCGTGCGCGGCTGGACGGCGGCGGCCGGCAGCGTCGACCATGCCCTGTCACGCATCGACGAGGACCGCCCCGACACCAGCCGCGGCGTCAGCCAGGAGCCGCAGTCGGCGCTGACCCACTACCAGCGGCTCGGACGCATCGAGCGGCCGGTGGCGCTCGGCCCGCACCCCAGCAGCCGCTATGCGCTGCTGGGCCTGTCGCCCGAGACCGGGCGGCAGCACCAGATCCGCCGGCACCTGAAGCACATCAGCCATCCCATCATCGGCGACGCCACCTATGGCAAGGGCCTGCACAACCGCTGGTGGGCCGAGCAGCTGGGGCTGCAGCGGCTGTGGCTGCATGCGCTGGAGATGCGGCTGCAGCACCCGCAAGGTGGGCAGCCGCTGACGCTGCGCGCGGAGCCGGGCATCGACTGGCAGCAGTTGCAGGCCCAGCCGGGCTGGGCCTGGGACGCTCCCGCCCAGGACGGCTGGCTGCCAAGCGTTGGCTGA
- a CDS encoding M23 family metallopeptidase, translated as MAVLLTLAACGGGSDSNNETGASAAQQQTGGDTTSASTDTGSPSGVVASTLDLDAAVTAVLVAERGEQVRQSYGSLPAPVVEVQRRSADGRWIFGGGYFPVPPTVDDTSPVTALFIAHRTEQGWEVGLEDSARFNELAGTAPEEIMSTTERQLFVQRQSTHAARDRESAQSMMAAQSVGLSLPFQLRGSTWGTAGVHGDSGSSRPYNAIDFWGGDGRVLASRGGIAYKFCTGGRWPFIKVVHDNGWTTGYYHLRNQATINNGQAISEGQFIGMIGVELPCGGRASGDHVHWTLWRGGSNGAAEPVHNKVIGGWTWYEGSQPYSGYAERNGTRVYANQRGLVNYGHDGGTTPPPSPCSGAGCVRYTGSLTQSGQTAFHPGTGGFQFGGGTLRAWLEGAPGTDFDLILGRYNGNTGQWDRVAGSDGPSSSESVSYNAPAGYYRWRINNYNGSGSYTLWTKQ; from the coding sequence TTGGCGGTCTTGCTGACGCTGGCCGCCTGCGGCGGCGGATCGGACTCCAACAACGAAACCGGCGCGAGCGCTGCGCAGCAGCAGACCGGCGGCGACACGACCAGCGCATCCACCGACACCGGCTCGCCGAGCGGCGTCGTCGCCTCGACGCTGGACCTCGACGCGGCCGTCACGGCGGTGCTGGTCGCCGAGCGTGGCGAGCAGGTGCGCCAGAGCTACGGCAGCCTGCCGGCTCCGGTGGTGGAGGTGCAGCGGCGCTCGGCCGATGGCCGCTGGATCTTCGGCGGTGGCTACTTCCCGGTGCCGCCGACCGTGGACGACACGAGCCCGGTCACCGCGCTGTTCATCGCGCACCGCACCGAGCAGGGCTGGGAAGTGGGCCTGGAAGACAGTGCGCGCTTCAACGAGCTGGCGGGCACGGCGCCGGAAGAGATCATGAGCACGACCGAGCGCCAGCTGTTCGTGCAACGGCAGTCCACGCATGCGGCCCGGGACCGGGAGTCGGCGCAATCGATGATGGCCGCGCAGAGCGTGGGCCTGTCGCTGCCGTTCCAGTTGCGCGGGTCCACCTGGGGCACTGCCGGCGTGCATGGTGACAGTGGCAGCAGCCGTCCCTACAACGCGATCGACTTCTGGGGCGGGGACGGGCGCGTGCTCGCCTCGCGCGGCGGCATCGCGTACAAGTTCTGTACCGGGGGCCGCTGGCCCTTCATCAAGGTGGTGCACGACAACGGCTGGACCACCGGCTACTACCACCTGCGCAACCAGGCCACCATCAACAACGGGCAGGCCATCAGCGAAGGCCAGTTCATCGGCATGATCGGCGTGGAGCTGCCCTGCGGCGGCCGTGCCAGCGGCGACCACGTGCACTGGACACTGTGGCGCGGCGGCTCGAACGGGGCAGCCGAGCCGGTGCACAACAAGGTCATCGGCGGCTGGACCTGGTATGAAGGCAGCCAGCCCTACAGCGGCTATGCCGAGCGCAACGGCACGCGCGTCTACGCCAACCAGCGCGGGCTGGTCAACTACGGCCACGACGGTGGCACCACCCCGCCGCCCTCGCCCTGCTCGGGCGCCGGCTGCGTGCGCTACACCGGCTCGCTGACGCAGTCCGGGCAGACCGCTTTCCACCCGGGCACCGGTGGCTTTCAGTTCGGTGGCGGCACCTTGCGTGCATGGCTGGAAGGGGCGCCCGGCACCGACTTCGACCTGATCCTCGGCCGCTACAACGGCAACACCGGCCAATGGGATCGCGTCGCTGGCAGCGACGGGCCCAGCTCGAGCGAGAGCGTCAGCTACAACGCTCCGGCCGGCTACTACCGCTGGCGCATCAACAACTACAACGGCTCGGGCAGCTACACGCTCTGGACCAAGCAGTAG
- a CDS encoding PEP-CTERM sorting domain-containing protein (PEP-CTERM proteins occur, often in large numbers, in the proteomes of bacteria that also encode an exosortase, a predicted intramembrane cysteine proteinase. The presence of a PEP-CTERM domain at a protein's C-terminus predicts cleavage within the sorting domain, followed by covalent anchoring to some some component of the (usually Gram-negative) cell surface. Many PEP-CTERM proteins exhibit an unusual sequence composition that includes large numbers of potential glycosylation sites. Expression of one such protein has been shown restore the ability of a bacterium to form floc, a type of biofilm.): MKGLTFTVVDLNLSDGIDAGYTPLPDPNSFAWASGDVRNRAGVWSDFTTHCCGFPVPVQMRQNDWVAASIDAAGNAVATARLEGRHETASAYFGISTYSEPERQFLLAPYTQLSVSVEVWITLDDAGAISSRSYSNYGSVFLAGAMAEGSWTMADAYLFAQRDGTPSRQHLSERLTVTFTNDMPAYTELGLQINGGLLLEAIPEPSTYALFGLGLSCMGLLARRRRPRPSSSTRVPLPPDPALPA; encoded by the coding sequence ATGAAAGGGTTGACCTTCACCGTGGTCGATCTCAACCTGAGCGACGGCATCGACGCCGGCTACACCCCACTGCCTGACCCGAACTCGTTCGCATGGGCCTCCGGGGACGTGCGCAACCGCGCCGGGGTCTGGTCGGACTTCACCACTCACTGCTGCGGCTTTCCCGTGCCTGTGCAGATGCGCCAGAACGACTGGGTCGCAGCGAGCATCGATGCCGCCGGCAACGCGGTTGCCACGGCCCGACTGGAGGGCCGCCACGAGACGGCCAGCGCCTATTTCGGCATCTCGACCTACTCGGAGCCCGAGCGGCAGTTCCTGCTGGCGCCCTACACCCAGCTGTCAGTCAGTGTGGAGGTATGGATCACGCTGGACGATGCCGGCGCCATCTCATCCCGCTCGTATTCCAACTACGGCTCCGTCTTCCTCGCAGGCGCCATGGCGGAAGGCAGCTGGACCATGGCCGATGCCTACCTGTTCGCGCAGCGTGATGGCACACCGAGCAGGCAGCACCTGAGCGAGCGCCTCACCGTGACCTTCACCAACGACATGCCGGCGTACACGGAACTGGGGCTCCAGATCAACGGCGGGCTCCTGCTGGAGGCCATCCCGGAGCCTTCCACCTATGCCCTGTTCGGGCTCGGCCTGTCATGCATGGGGTTGCTGGCACGCCGCAGGCGACCGCGGCCGTCCTCCAGCACCCGGGTGCCGCTACCACCCGACCCGGCCTTGCCCGCCTGA
- a CDS encoding Fur family transcriptional regulator: MQRNTRQRSAIREAIVAAERPLLPQEVLEAAQPSVPGLGIATVYRNLKSLVEDGVLQAVTLPGENPRFEPAGRQHHHHFQCLRCQRVFDVHACPGDLSRLAPAGFTVEDHDLTLYGRCSDCAKKTRRRATAGR, from the coding sequence ATGCAGAGAAACACCCGACAACGCTCGGCCATTCGCGAGGCCATCGTGGCCGCCGAGCGCCCCTTGCTGCCCCAGGAAGTGCTGGAGGCCGCGCAGCCCTCGGTGCCCGGGCTGGGCATCGCCACGGTCTACCGCAACCTCAAGTCGCTGGTGGAGGATGGCGTGCTGCAGGCGGTGACCCTGCCGGGCGAGAACCCCCGCTTCGAGCCGGCGGGGCGGCAACACCACCACCATTTCCAGTGCCTGCGCTGCCAGCGGGTGTTCGACGTCCATGCCTGCCCGGGCGACCTGTCGCGCCTGGCGCCGGCCGGCTTCACCGTCGAAGACCACGACCTGACCCTGTACGGACGCTGCAGCGACTGCGCAAAGAAGACCCGCAGGCGCGCCACCGCCGGCAGGTGA
- a CDS encoding ribonuclease Z — protein sequence MDLLFLGTSSGTPTQQRNVTGLALIEENSSAWYLVDCGEATQHRLLQSPLSVNDLQAVFITHVHGDHCYGLPGLLASAGMLGRKQPLPVIAPAGIEGWIESTRRLTQLHLPFELQFIATETLADWRHRNWRVDAVELSHRVPSFAYCFTEASVEPSLDTERLKQHGLPQGPLWGQLKKGRDVSHDGRIFRSSDFVSQLHAPRRVVVAGDNDRPELLADACRGAQVLVHESTYTEDVAAKVGPGVGHSAAAWVARFAQSAALPHLLLTHFSARYGSDASQSPSIEDVRQEAQAHYGGRLFLAEDHARYRLNRAGHLDRLA from the coding sequence GTGGATCTGCTCTTTCTCGGCACTTCGTCCGGCACACCCACCCAGCAACGCAACGTCACCGGCCTGGCCCTAATCGAGGAGAACAGCAGTGCCTGGTACCTGGTGGACTGCGGCGAAGCCACCCAGCATCGCCTGCTGCAGTCGCCGCTGTCGGTGAACGACCTGCAGGCGGTGTTCATCACCCATGTCCATGGCGACCATTGCTACGGGCTGCCCGGGCTGCTGGCGAGCGCGGGCATGCTGGGCCGCAAGCAGCCGCTGCCGGTGATTGCGCCGGCGGGCATCGAGGGCTGGATCGAGTCGACCCGGCGGCTGACCCAGCTGCACCTGCCCTTCGAGCTGCAGTTCATCGCCACCGAAACCCTGGCGGACTGGCGGCACCGCAACTGGCGGGTCGACGCTGTCGAGCTGTCGCACCGCGTGCCGTCGTTCGCCTACTGCTTCACCGAAGCCAGTGTGGAGCCGAGCCTGGACACTGAACGGCTGAAGCAACACGGCCTGCCACAGGGGCCGCTGTGGGGCCAGCTGAAGAAGGGGCGTGATGTGAGCCACGACGGCCGCATCTTCCGCAGCAGCGATTTCGTCAGCCAGTTGCATGCGCCGAGGCGGGTGGTGGTGGCCGGCGACAACGACCGGCCCGAACTGCTGGCCGATGCCTGCCGCGGTGCCCAGGTGCTCGTGCATGAGTCCACCTACACCGAGGACGTCGCGGCCAAGGTCGGGCCGGGCGTGGGTCACAGCGCCGCGGCCTGGGTGGCGCGCTTTGCCCAGTCGGCCGCGCTACCGCACCTGCTGCTGACCCATTTCAGCGCTCGCTATGGGTCGGATGCCAGCCAGTCGCCCTCCATCGAAGACGTGCGCCAGGAAGCGCAGGCCCACTATGGCGGCCGCCTCTTCCTCGCCGAGGACCATGCGCGCTATCGGCTGAACCGGGCCGGCCACCTCGACCGGCTGGCCTGA
- a CDS encoding glycoside hydrolase family 3 N-terminal domain-containing protein, with translation MTNRTCGRVLGLSALILSLGLGACGGGGGGDGPDPAPGEPPPAEGPWLKDWPRIQSAIGRDEAVEAQVKTILAGMTLAQKVGQMTQPDIRSITPAEVKQYYIGSVLNGGGAWPGNSKQATVADWLALADQYWQASMETDMAIKVPLIWGTDAVHGHNNVMGATLFPHNIGLGAANDPELIERIGAAVARQVAATGIDWTFAPTLAVVRDDRWGRTYEAFSEDPAIVAAYGGRYVSGLQGRFAASGRPTVVATAKHYIGDGGTDQGKDQGENKASLSEMINIHGAGYYPALQAGAQTVMASFNSWTWSGNAPDGTPLAFDNVKMHGNRYLLTEVLKDKIGFDGLVVSDWDGIGQVKYRDAGGVLRSCSNASCPPALNAGIDMVMVPNDWKAFIANTIASVEAGEIPVARIDDAVTRILRVKLRAGLFRLEGRTTVATRPSARAGAGEAAALQHRALAREAVRKSLVLLKNDGAVLPLRRGQKVLVVGRSADSLMNQTGGWSLTWQGTDNSNADFPNADSVLAGIREAAGEANVHFAADGLGVDVADYQAVVAVIGEAPYAEGAGDIGRTGTLEHARRHPADLAVLERVQGHGVPVVTVLMSGRPLWINKELNRSDALVAAWLPGTEGKGVADLLFRKADGSVNHDFTGKLSFSWPKQACQVALNRGDAGAAPLFAYGYGLSYAEPGEPLGRTLDETAPELGCGQSAGSGPAATEPLTVFDKVEGPLFKLFVGSSANWSLPLGSDLNAVVTTADGALRAETAQLNVQQDARKLSWAGGQAEFKLMAADPADTTVKHPVDESAYIHPDAKAVLALDVRVEQAPQGLVKLRIDCGYPCRGELDATTALRGLPLGERATLKVPLACFAAAGTDFTTVDTPFLISTDQPLQLTLAHVRWQVGAAGDADTLRCEQLVPPPVEPVPPLPGPVAALLDGSGLQLGLQPQLWSSNGSHVEAGVAGGVISARFLADGANGTLALHGGPLNLSRFAQGQLRFELKVMDWGSSSGRLALKMESPGDGCRNVDHILPADALPPADGQFHTVTVDVAAVAAQKNAPCFTLDRLSVPFGIFPPWDDQQGVRFEVRNIRFQQP, from the coding sequence ATGACGAACAGAACCTGTGGCCGTGTCCTCGGCCTGAGCGCCTTGATCCTGAGCCTTGGGCTGGGTGCCTGCGGCGGCGGTGGTGGTGGCGACGGGCCCGACCCTGCGCCGGGCGAACCGCCGCCGGCCGAGGGGCCGTGGCTCAAGGACTGGCCGCGCATCCAGAGTGCCATCGGCCGGGATGAGGCGGTGGAGGCCCAGGTCAAGACCATCCTGGCTGGCATGACGCTGGCGCAGAAGGTTGGGCAGATGACCCAGCCGGACATCCGCAGCATCACGCCGGCCGAGGTGAAGCAGTACTACATCGGCTCCGTGCTCAACGGCGGGGGCGCCTGGCCGGGCAATAGCAAGCAGGCCACCGTGGCCGACTGGCTGGCGCTGGCCGACCAGTACTGGCAGGCGTCGATGGAAACCGACATGGCCATCAAGGTCCCGCTGATCTGGGGGACCGACGCGGTGCACGGGCACAACAACGTGATGGGCGCCACCCTGTTCCCGCACAACATCGGCCTGGGCGCGGCGAACGATCCGGAGCTCATCGAGCGCATCGGTGCCGCGGTGGCGCGGCAGGTGGCGGCCACCGGCATCGACTGGACCTTCGCCCCCACACTGGCGGTGGTGCGCGACGACCGCTGGGGGCGCACCTATGAGGCCTTCTCGGAAGATCCCGCCATCGTCGCTGCCTACGGTGGCCGTTACGTGAGCGGCCTGCAGGGCCGCTTCGCGGCATCAGGCCGGCCCACCGTGGTGGCGACGGCCAAGCACTACATCGGTGACGGCGGCACCGACCAGGGCAAGGACCAGGGCGAGAACAAGGCCAGCCTGTCCGAGATGATCAACATCCACGGCGCGGGCTACTACCCGGCGCTGCAGGCCGGCGCGCAGACGGTGATGGCATCGTTCAACAGCTGGACCTGGAGCGGCAACGCGCCGGACGGCACACCGCTCGCATTCGACAACGTCAAGATGCACGGCAACCGCTACCTGCTGACCGAGGTGCTCAAGGACAAGATCGGCTTCGACGGGCTGGTGGTGTCCGACTGGGATGGCATCGGCCAGGTGAAGTACCGCGATGCCGGCGGCGTGCTGCGCTCGTGCAGTAACGCGTCCTGCCCGCCGGCGCTGAACGCGGGCATCGACATGGTGATGGTGCCGAACGACTGGAAGGCCTTCATCGCCAACACCATCGCCAGCGTGGAGGCGGGCGAGATCCCGGTGGCGCGCATCGACGATGCGGTGACACGCATCCTGCGCGTGAAGCTGCGAGCGGGGCTGTTCCGGCTGGAGGGGCGCACCACCGTGGCGACGCGGCCATCGGCGCGTGCCGGGGCTGGCGAGGCCGCCGCGCTCCAGCACCGGGCACTCGCGCGTGAGGCGGTGCGCAAGTCGCTGGTGCTGCTCAAGAACGACGGCGCGGTGCTGCCCTTGCGGCGCGGCCAGAAGGTGCTGGTGGTCGGCCGCAGTGCCGACAGCCTGATGAACCAGACCGGCGGCTGGTCGCTCACCTGGCAGGGCACCGACAACAGCAACGCCGATTTCCCGAACGCCGACTCGGTGCTGGCCGGCATCCGCGAGGCGGCCGGTGAGGCCAATGTCCACTTTGCCGCCGACGGGCTGGGCGTGGACGTGGCCGACTACCAGGCGGTGGTCGCGGTGATCGGCGAGGCCCCCTACGCCGAAGGCGCGGGCGACATCGGCCGCACCGGCACGCTGGAGCACGCCCGGCGGCATCCGGCCGACCTGGCCGTGCTCGAGCGGGTGCAAGGCCACGGTGTGCCGGTGGTCACGGTGCTGATGAGCGGCCGCCCGCTGTGGATCAACAAGGAGCTGAACCGCAGCGACGCGCTGGTGGCCGCCTGGCTGCCCGGCACTGAAGGCAAGGGCGTGGCCGACCTGCTGTTCCGCAAGGCCGACGGCTCGGTGAACCACGACTTCACCGGCAAGCTGTCCTTCTCCTGGCCCAAGCAGGCCTGCCAGGTGGCGCTGAACCGCGGCGATGCCGGCGCGGCGCCGCTGTTCGCTTACGGCTATGGCCTGAGCTATGCCGAGCCCGGCGAGCCGCTGGGCCGGACGCTGGACGAGACGGCCCCCGAGCTGGGTTGCGGCCAGTCCGCCGGCAGCGGCCCGGCCGCCACCGAGCCGTTGACGGTGTTCGACAAGGTGGAGGGCCCGCTCTTCAAGCTGTTCGTCGGCTCATCGGCCAACTGGAGCCTGCCGCTGGGCAGCGACCTCAATGCCGTCGTCACCACTGCCGACGGCGCCTTGCGCGCGGAGACCGCCCAGCTCAACGTGCAGCAGGACGCCAGGAAGCTCAGCTGGGCCGGCGGCCAGGCCGAGTTCAAACTGATGGCGGCCGACCCGGCCGATACCACGGTGAAGCACCCGGTCGACGAGAGCGCCTACATCCATCCCGACGCCAAGGCGGTGCTGGCGCTGGATGTCCGGGTGGAGCAGGCGCCCCAGGGGCTGGTGAAGCTGCGCATCGACTGCGGCTATCCCTGCCGCGGCGAGCTCGACGCCACCACCGCGCTGCGTGGCCTGCCCCTCGGCGAGCGGGCCACCCTCAAGGTGCCGCTGGCCTGCTTTGCGGCGGCCGGTACCGACTTCACCACCGTCGACACGCCCTTCCTGATCTCCACCGACCAACCCCTGCAGCTGACGCTGGCCCATGTCCGGTGGCAGGTCGGCGCGGCCGGCGATGCCGACACGCTGCGTTGCGAGCAACTGGTGCCGCCGCCGGTCGAGCCGGTGCCGCCCTTGCCCGGGCCGGTGGCCGCGCTGCTGGACGGCAGCGGCCTCCAGCTGGGCCTGCAGCCGCAGCTGTGGTCGTCCAACGGCAGCCATGTGGAGGCCGGCGTGGCGGGCGGCGTCATCAGTGCCCGCTTTCTGGCCGACGGCGCCAACGGCACGCTGGCCTTGCACGGCGGGCCGCTCAACCTGAGCCGCTTCGCCCAGGGCCAGCTGCGCTTCGAGCTGAAGGTGATGGACTGGGGCAGCAGCAGTGGCCGCCTGGCCCTGAAGATGGAAAGCCCGGGCGACGGCTGCCGCAACGTGGATCACATCCTGCCCGCGGATGCGCTGCCGCCGGCCGACGGGCAGTTCCACACCGTGACGGTGGACGTCGCAGCGGTCGCGGCGCAGAAGAACGCCCCTTGCTTCACGCTGGACCGCCTGAGCGTGCCGTTCGGCATCTTCCCGCCCTGGGACGACCAGCAAGGCGTGCGCTTCGAGGTGCGCAACATCCGCTTCCAGCAGCCGTGA
- a CDS encoding M28 family metallopeptidase, whose protein sequence is MLETKACPPSGRNAWLVPVAAALALTLAGCGGGDDDDDDCSKRANDTAEKLTECVTVDGVRRHLVEFQKIADANQGHRAAATAGYDRSIDYAERIFRDAGYVVTRLPFDLRTFTSRSPSVLERVSPAPAGPIANHVMKYSGSADLTAAVSTPANPLGCSTEDWASFPAGNIALIQRGVCRFANKAALAHAAGAAGLIFYNNVPGDLKAGLGADFEPNLPAVAVSQELGQQLAAVSGLTVRLKTDTERGMVKTMNLIAESVEGDPNRVVMSGGHLDSVEEGPGINDNGSGSAAVLETAVQMAKVKPRNKLRFALWGAEEAGLIGSAEYVKALPQAEQDKIELYLNFDMVGSPNPVYFIYDGDNSDGVGAGPGPDGSDDIEKTFESFYTSRGVRFKGTDFDGRSDYGPFMAVGIPAGGLFTGAEGIKTEQEAQLWGGTAGQAYDPCYHSACDKLDNISREALDVNADAIAHAVLHYAMREARLRPLAATGSRERLNRWQPHPEADALQHVPLK, encoded by the coding sequence ATGCTGGAGACGAAAGCCTGCCCGCCCTCGGGTCGCAACGCCTGGTTGGTGCCTGTGGCGGCTGCACTCGCCTTGACCCTGGCCGGCTGCGGCGGAGGCGACGACGATGACGACGACTGCAGCAAGCGCGCCAACGACACCGCCGAGAAACTGACCGAGTGCGTGACTGTCGACGGGGTGCGCCGCCACCTTGTCGAGTTCCAGAAGATCGCCGACGCCAACCAGGGCCACCGGGCCGCGGCCACCGCGGGCTACGACCGGTCCATCGACTATGCCGAGCGCATCTTCCGCGATGCCGGCTATGTGGTGACCCGCCTGCCCTTCGACCTGCGGACCTTCACCTCGCGCTCGCCCAGCGTGCTGGAGCGGGTGTCGCCGGCCCCGGCGGGCCCGATCGCCAACCACGTGATGAAGTACTCCGGCAGCGCCGACCTGACCGCCGCCGTCAGCACGCCGGCCAACCCGCTGGGCTGCAGCACCGAAGACTGGGCCAGCTTCCCGGCGGGCAACATCGCGCTGATCCAGCGCGGCGTCTGCCGCTTTGCCAACAAGGCGGCGCTGGCGCATGCGGCCGGGGCGGCCGGGCTGATCTTCTACAACAACGTGCCGGGCGACCTGAAAGCCGGCCTCGGCGCCGACTTCGAGCCCAACCTGCCCGCGGTGGCGGTGAGCCAGGAGCTGGGCCAGCAGCTGGCCGCCGTCTCCGGCCTCACGGTGCGACTGAAGACCGACACCGAGCGCGGCATGGTGAAGACAATGAACCTGATTGCCGAGTCGGTCGAAGGCGACCCCAACCGCGTGGTGATGAGCGGCGGCCACCTCGACTCGGTGGAGGAAGGCCCGGGCATCAACGACAACGGCTCCGGCTCGGCCGCCGTGCTGGAGACCGCGGTGCAGATGGCCAAGGTCAAGCCCCGCAACAAGCTGCGCTTCGCACTGTGGGGCGCGGAGGAAGCAGGCCTGATCGGCTCGGCCGAGTATGTGAAGGCCCTGCCGCAGGCGGAGCAGGACAAGATCGAGCTGTACCTGAACTTCGACATGGTGGGCTCGCCCAACCCGGTGTACTTCATCTACGACGGCGACAACTCGGACGGTGTGGGCGCCGGCCCGGGCCCGGACGGCTCCGACGACATCGAGAAGACCTTCGAGTCCTTCTACACCAGCCGCGGCGTGCGCTTCAAGGGCACCGACTTCGACGGTCGCTCGGACTACGGTCCCTTCATGGCCGTCGGCATCCCGGCCGGCGGGCTGTTCACAGGGGCCGAGGGCATCAAGACCGAGCAGGAAGCGCAACTGTGGGGCGGCACCGCGGGGCAGGCCTATGACCCCTGCTACCACAGCGCCTGCGACAAGCTCGACAACATCAGCCGCGAGGCGCTGGACGTGAACGCCGACGCCATCGCGCATGCCGTGCTGCACTACGCCATGCGCGAGGCCCGGCTGCGGCCGCTGGCCGCCACCGGCAGCCGCGAGCGGCTCAACCGCTGGCAACCGCATCCCGAGGCGGACGCCCTGCAGCATGTGCCGCTGAAGTAA